A part of Perca fluviatilis chromosome 15, GENO_Pfluv_1.0, whole genome shotgun sequence genomic DNA contains:
- the cd2bp2 gene encoding CD2 antigen cytoplasmic tail-binding protein 2, with protein MPKRKVTFEDGDGVLELDEDLPNKKICEVVSGPGSRFKGKHSLDSDEEDEGEETKSSNKYDILANDDVEGQEGATIDYDEGVSITPFNLDEEMQEGYFDSEGNYFIKKEEQIRDNWLDNIDWVRIKEQPYKQKKKGLGAKRKRRAGDEDEAEEEKQREEKQAGGENNEEEEEEEEMEPAEDPLASYTQHQLTEAVVELLLPGETVAKALRRLGGLGGRKKGKLREQSEPTEETKRDTEKLDRLTALADRLVGSGMFEIYQQTYEKLAYMMKSMKSKRPAVGKKPVGDSDEEDELDMFADKFDETHTGRSEREEDEKVSDEVMWEYKWENKDDSEVFGPFTSQQMQGWVDEGYFSTGVYCKRVDQDGAQFYNSKRLDFELFT; from the exons ATTTGTGAGGTTGTGAGTGGACCAGGCTCCAGGTTTAAGGGCAAACATTCCCTTGACAGTGATGAAGAGGATGAAGGGGaagaaacaaaaagcagcaacaAATATGATATTCTTGCCAATGATGACGTGGAAG GCCAAGAGGGAGCCACAATTGACTATGACGAGGGAGTTTCTATTACACCTTTCAACCTGGATGAGGAGATGCAGGAAGGATACTTTGACTCCGAGGGAAACTATTTCATCAAAAAGGAAGAACAGATTAGAGACAATTGGCTCGACAACATTGACTGg GTGAGAATAAAAGAACAACCttacaaacaaaagaagaaaggtCTCGGAGCCAAACGGAAACGCAGAGCTGGGGATGAGGATGAGGCTGaggaagagaaacagagagaagagaagcaGGCAGGTGGAGAAAacaatgaagaagaagaagaagaggaggagatggagccTGCAGAGGACCCGCTGGCATCCTACACGCAGCACCAGCTCACTGAAGCTGTGGTCGAACTGTTGCTACCTGGGGAGACAGTTGCCAAAGCACTCCGTCGGCTAGGAGGCCTTGGAGGAAGGAAGAAGGGGAAGCTGAGGGAACAGAGTGAACCCACGGAGGAGACCAAAAGGGATACAGAAAAGCTCGACAGGCTCACAGCACTAGCTGACAGATTGGTTGGATCTGGGATGTTTGAGATATATCAGCAAACATATGAAAAATTGGCCTATATGATGAAGAGCATGAAGAGCAAGCGACCAGCTGTGGGGAAGAAACCCGTTGGTGATAGTGATGAAGAAGATGAACTTGACATGTTCGCAGATAAATTTGACGAGACTCATACAGGCAGATCAGAGAGGGAAGAAGACGAAAAAG TGAGTGATGAAGTCATGTGGGAGTACAAATGGGAAAATAAGGATGATTCAGAGGTTTTCGGCCCTTTCACCAGTCAGCAGATGCAG GGTTGGGTGGATGAAGGCTATTTCAGCACTGGTGTTTACTGCAAAAGGGTCGACCAGGATGGAGCTCAGTTCTACAACTCAAAGAGACTCGACTTTGAGCTGTTTACATGA